A window of the Scylla paramamosain isolate STU-SP2022 chromosome 34, ASM3559412v1, whole genome shotgun sequence genome harbors these coding sequences:
- the LOC135089901 gene encoding putative uncharacterized protein DDB_G0281733, translating to MAQDGEDMVPFDPKLLAELEEEAASRYTEEDNQFTEHCKKSLPKPPILPADRFDRNRQRRGNFRHQDHRREGSFRDQGEYRGHGNYRDRGNYRDHRREYSDHRQGRFGGDHRDYDDSRRDSEKRKYRSERESDEYGRRDYQSSRYYNGGGSSY from the exons ATGGCACAAGACGGGGAGGACATGGTGCCTTTCGACCCCAAGCTTCTGgctgagctggaggaggaagcagccTCTCGCTATACTGAGGAGGATAACCAGTTTACAGAG CACTGCAAGAAGAGCCTGCCTAAGCCGCCAATACTCCCTGCTGACAGATTTGACCGCAACAGACAGCGCAGAGGCAACTTTAGACATCAAGAccacaggagagaaggaagcttCAGGGATCAAGGGGAGTACAGAGGTCATGGGAATTATAGGGATCGTGGGAATTATAGGGATCACAGGAGGGAATATTCTGACCACAGGCAAGGGAGGTTTGGCGGTGACCACAGAGATTATGATGACAGCAGAAGGGATAGTGAGAAGAGGAAGTATAGGTCcgagagggagagtgatgagTATGGAAGAAGGGATTACCAGTCCAGCAGATACTACAATGGTGGGGGGTCATCCTATTGA
- the LOC135090002 gene encoding cytosolic Fe-S cluster assembly factor nubp1-like isoform X3, translated as MGIKTLVSSRRSVKDCPGTNSQDAGKADACAGCPNQQVCASGAAAAPDPDLAVVRERLASVKNKVLVLSGKGGVGKSTVSAMLGRALALDDSKEVGILDIDICGPSQPRVLGAAEEKVHSSGAGWSPVYVSDNLAVMSIGFLLNSADDAVIWRGPKKNGMIKQFLRDVDWGALDYLVVDTPPGTSDEHLSIVQYLSAAPPVAAVVVTTPQEVALLDVRKEITFCRKVNIPIIGLVENMTTFVCPKCKTKTAIFPATTGGGPQLAEDTGVPLLGQLPLDPRVAQACDEGTNILTQEPDAAVTQAYKDIANMLI; from the exons ATGGGAATCAAAACATTGGTCAGTTCTCGCCGCTCAGTCAAAG ACTGCCCTGGCACCAACAGCCAGGATGCGGGGAAGGCAGACGCCTGTGCTGGCTGTCCCAACCAGCAGGTGTGTGCCTCgggagctgctgctgctccagATCCag ACCTGGCGGTGGTGAGGGAGCGCCTGGCATCCGTCAAGAACAAGGTGCTGGTGCTGTCTGGCAAGGGAGGTGTGGGCAAGTCCACTGTGAGTGCCATGCTGGGCCGCGCCTTGGCCCTCGACGACTCCAAGGAG GTGGGGATCCTTGACATTGACATCTGTGGGCCGTCTCAGCCACGGGTGTTGGGGGCAGCAGAGGAGAAGGTCCACTCTTCAGGTGCTGGCTGGTCCCCTGTG TATGTGTCTGACAATCTGGCTGTCATGTCCATTGGATTCCTGCTCAACAGTGCAGACGATGCTGTCATCTGGAGGGGACCCAAGAAAAATG GCATGATCAAACAATTCCTGCGTGATGTGGACTGGGGTGCCCTGGACTACTTGGTGGTGGACACTCCCCCAGGCACCAGTGACGAGCACCTCAGCATTGTGCAGTACCTCTCCGCTGCACCTCCTGTCGCTGCTGTAGTGGTGACAACACCTCAG GAAGTGGCTCTGCtggatgtgaggaaggaaatCACATTCTGCAGGAAAGTGAACATTCCCATCATTGGCCTGGTGGAGAACATGACCACCTTTGTGTGCCCCAAGTGTAAG ACCAAGACGGCCATCTTCCCTGCCACTACAGGGGGTGGCCCCCAGCTGGCAGAGGACACTGGGGTGCCACTGCTTGGCCAGCTGCCACTGGACCCCCGGGTGGCCCAGGCGTGTGACGAAGGCACCAACATTCTGACACAAGAGCCAGATGCTGCTGTCACTCAGGCATACAAAGACATTGCAAACA TGCTTATTTGA
- the LOC135090002 gene encoding cytosolic Fe-S cluster assembly factor nubp1-like isoform X2, with amino-acid sequence MTSVPQNAPEHCPGTNSQDAGKADACAGCPNQQVCASGAAAAPDPDLAVVRERLASVKNKVLVLSGKGGVGKSTVSAMLGRALALDDSKEVGILDIDICGPSQPRVLGAAEEKVHSSGAGWSPVYVSDNLAVMSIGFLLNSADDAVIWRGPKKNGMIKQFLRDVDWGALDYLVVDTPPGTSDEHLSIVQYLSAAPPVAAVVVTTPQEVALLDVRKEITFCRKVNIPIIGLVENMTTFVCPKCKTKTAIFPATTGGGPQLAEDTGVPLLGQLPLDPRVAQACDEGTNILTQEPDAAVTQAYKDIANKIKEYCEAQSQEAT; translated from the exons ATGACCTCCGTCCCGCAGAATGCCCCGGAGC ACTGCCCTGGCACCAACAGCCAGGATGCGGGGAAGGCAGACGCCTGTGCTGGCTGTCCCAACCAGCAGGTGTGTGCCTCgggagctgctgctgctccagATCCag ACCTGGCGGTGGTGAGGGAGCGCCTGGCATCCGTCAAGAACAAGGTGCTGGTGCTGTCTGGCAAGGGAGGTGTGGGCAAGTCCACTGTGAGTGCCATGCTGGGCCGCGCCTTGGCCCTCGACGACTCCAAGGAG GTGGGGATCCTTGACATTGACATCTGTGGGCCGTCTCAGCCACGGGTGTTGGGGGCAGCAGAGGAGAAGGTCCACTCTTCAGGTGCTGGCTGGTCCCCTGTG TATGTGTCTGACAATCTGGCTGTCATGTCCATTGGATTCCTGCTCAACAGTGCAGACGATGCTGTCATCTGGAGGGGACCCAAGAAAAATG GCATGATCAAACAATTCCTGCGTGATGTGGACTGGGGTGCCCTGGACTACTTGGTGGTGGACACTCCCCCAGGCACCAGTGACGAGCACCTCAGCATTGTGCAGTACCTCTCCGCTGCACCTCCTGTCGCTGCTGTAGTGGTGACAACACCTCAG GAAGTGGCTCTGCtggatgtgaggaaggaaatCACATTCTGCAGGAAAGTGAACATTCCCATCATTGGCCTGGTGGAGAACATGACCACCTTTGTGTGCCCCAAGTGTAAG ACCAAGACGGCCATCTTCCCTGCCACTACAGGGGGTGGCCCCCAGCTGGCAGAGGACACTGGGGTGCCACTGCTTGGCCAGCTGCCACTGGACCCCCGGGTGGCCCAGGCGTGTGACGAAGGCACCAACATTCTGACACAAGAGCCAGATGCTGCTGTCACTCAGGCATACAAAGACATTGCAAACA AAATCAAGGAGTACTGTGAAGCACAGTCCCAAGAAGCCACTTga
- the LOC135090002 gene encoding cytosolic Fe-S cluster assembly factor nubp1-like isoform X1, with protein sequence MGIKTLVSSRRSVKDCPGTNSQDAGKADACAGCPNQQVCASGAAAAPDPDLAVVRERLASVKNKVLVLSGKGGVGKSTVSAMLGRALALDDSKEVGILDIDICGPSQPRVLGAAEEKVHSSGAGWSPVYVSDNLAVMSIGFLLNSADDAVIWRGPKKNGMIKQFLRDVDWGALDYLVVDTPPGTSDEHLSIVQYLSAAPPVAAVVVTTPQEVALLDVRKEITFCRKVNIPIIGLVENMTTFVCPKCKTKTAIFPATTGGGPQLAEDTGVPLLGQLPLDPRVAQACDEGTNILTQEPDAAVTQAYKDIANKIKEYCEAQSQEAT encoded by the exons ATGGGAATCAAAACATTGGTCAGTTCTCGCCGCTCAGTCAAAG ACTGCCCTGGCACCAACAGCCAGGATGCGGGGAAGGCAGACGCCTGTGCTGGCTGTCCCAACCAGCAGGTGTGTGCCTCgggagctgctgctgctccagATCCag ACCTGGCGGTGGTGAGGGAGCGCCTGGCATCCGTCAAGAACAAGGTGCTGGTGCTGTCTGGCAAGGGAGGTGTGGGCAAGTCCACTGTGAGTGCCATGCTGGGCCGCGCCTTGGCCCTCGACGACTCCAAGGAG GTGGGGATCCTTGACATTGACATCTGTGGGCCGTCTCAGCCACGGGTGTTGGGGGCAGCAGAGGAGAAGGTCCACTCTTCAGGTGCTGGCTGGTCCCCTGTG TATGTGTCTGACAATCTGGCTGTCATGTCCATTGGATTCCTGCTCAACAGTGCAGACGATGCTGTCATCTGGAGGGGACCCAAGAAAAATG GCATGATCAAACAATTCCTGCGTGATGTGGACTGGGGTGCCCTGGACTACTTGGTGGTGGACACTCCCCCAGGCACCAGTGACGAGCACCTCAGCATTGTGCAGTACCTCTCCGCTGCACCTCCTGTCGCTGCTGTAGTGGTGACAACACCTCAG GAAGTGGCTCTGCtggatgtgaggaaggaaatCACATTCTGCAGGAAAGTGAACATTCCCATCATTGGCCTGGTGGAGAACATGACCACCTTTGTGTGCCCCAAGTGTAAG ACCAAGACGGCCATCTTCCCTGCCACTACAGGGGGTGGCCCCCAGCTGGCAGAGGACACTGGGGTGCCACTGCTTGGCCAGCTGCCACTGGACCCCCGGGTGGCCCAGGCGTGTGACGAAGGCACCAACATTCTGACACAAGAGCCAGATGCTGCTGTCACTCAGGCATACAAAGACATTGCAAACA AAATCAAGGAGTACTGTGAAGCACAGTCCCAAGAAGCCACTTga